A genomic region of Arachis stenosperma cultivar V10309 chromosome 9, arast.V10309.gnm1.PFL2, whole genome shotgun sequence contains the following coding sequences:
- the LOC130948940 gene encoding LOW QUALITY PROTEIN: uncharacterized protein LOC130948940 (The sequence of the model RefSeq protein was modified relative to this genomic sequence to represent the inferred CDS: substituted 3 bases at 3 genomic stop codons), whose protein sequence is MARNFDDMFNEVLYGKRRRQDNTLIDNWIDEYLLEDSEEEDIDRSPIPITRRWINRDREAGHDRLFQDYFADEPVYNANIFRRRFRMRRDVFLRIVDALSNVYPYFQQRVDATGRRGLSPLQKCTAAIRMLAHGVATDAVDDYVHIGESTTIECLEKFVEGVISVFQDEYLRKPNPNDVQRLLQMAEGRGFPGMLGSIDCMHWXXKNCPKAXKGMYMSGYHGVATIVLEVVASSNLWIWHAFFGVSGSNNYINVLDRSPVFDDILNDRAPEVNYTINGNNYTMRYYLADGIYPEWATFLKSISKPQGEKRKLFAQYQERQRKDVERAFGVLQARFAIIRNPVRFWEKKKLANIMRACIILHNMIVEDERDSYAGNFAQDLEYDDIENGLSQPQLGEEDFAPYHQFLQRNAQLRNRQQHRQLKEDLIEHIWQFHNACRQL, encoded by the coding sequence ATGGCTAGAAATTTTGATGATATGTTTAATGAGGTTTTGTATGGCAAAAGAAGACGGCAAGATAACACACTCATAGATAATTGGATCGATGAGTATTTACTCGAAGattcagaagaagaagatatcgATAGAAGCCCTATCCCAATTACTCGTAGATGGATCAACAGAGATCGAGAAGCAGGACATGATCGCCTTTTCCAAGATTACTTTGCAGATGAACCGGTGTATAATGCTAACATTTTTCGACGGAGATTTCGAATGAGAAGAGATGTGTTCCTTCGGATAGTAGACGCTCTCTCAAACGTCTATCCGTATTTCCAACAGAGGGTTGAtgcaactggaagaagaggctTGTCGCCACTTCAGAAATGTACCGCTGCGATACGGATGTTAGCACATGGCGTAGCCACTGATGCTGTTGATGATTATGTGCACATAGGCGAGAGCACTACAATTGAATGCTTGGAAAAATTTGTTGAAGGTGTCATTTCCGTGTTCCAGGATGAATACTTGCGAAAACCCAATCCAAATGACGTACAACGCCTGCTACAAATGGCGGAGGGTCGTGGCTTCCCTGGCATGTTGGGTAGCATTGACTGCATGCATTGGTAATGAAAAAATTGTCCAAAGGCGTAGAAAGGTATGTACATGAGTGGTTATCATGGGGTTGCAACCATAGTACTTGAGGTTGTAGCATCTTCAAACCTTTGGATATGGCATGCGTTCTTTGGAGTTTCTGGTTCAAATAATTATATCAACGTGTTAGATCGTTCTCCAGTGTTTGATGATATTCTAAATGACCGTGCTCCGGAGGTAAATTATACTATTAATGGTAATAATTATACAATGAGATACTATTTAGCAGATGGTATTTATCCTGAATGGGCCACATTTCTCAAATCAATCTCAAAGCCACAAGGTGAGAAACGCAAGTTATTTGCACAATaccaagaaaggcaaagaaaAGATGTGGAACGAGCATTCGGAGTGTTGCAAGCACGCTTTGCAATTATACGTAATCCAGTTCGTTTTTGggaaaagaagaagcttgccaACATAATGAGAGCTTGTATTATATTGCATAATATGATTGTTGAGGATGAAAGAGACAGTTATGCAGGAAATTTTGCTCAAGACTTAGAGTATGATGATATTGAAAATGGCTTATCACAACCTCAGCTGGGAGAGGAAGATTTTGCACCATACCATCAATTTCTCCAAAGAAATGCCCAACTTCGAAATAGGCAGCAGCATAGACAATTGAAGGAGGACTTGATTGAACACATATGGCAATTTCACAATGCTTGTCGTcaactatag
- the LOC130948941 gene encoding glutathione S-transferase T2-like — protein MLPLFVSRHNSSGVGGSSNPSSQTPIQSSPNSQYSDFANPRGLDAIDFNDDDIEDQRQDSRILHRHDKGVVACKKRWYKINKVVAQFAGYYDQASRNIRSGSNADDIKELAYKLYSTNYGQKFTFERHWNMLRLEQKWRSQLPTQSDGSKRTKVSATGAYSSSSNAEIPLADEPGVDSPVRLQGSKKSKRRDIKNVREKELMEREKEREEDKEHRAKMMAIKEKELQIQAAMKEQELQTQRYIKEMEIKAKEREMDMQILNADTSTMSEKRRALHDIACEKIMAKWFT, from the exons ATGTTACCGTTAtt TGTATCAAGACATAACTCATCTGGTGTTGGTGGCTCTTCTAACCCATCTTCTCAGACTCCTATACAATCTAGTCCAAATTCGCAATATTCAGATTTTGCCAACCCTCGTGGATTAGATGCTATCGActttaatgatgatgatattgaagATCAGAGGCAAGATA GTAGAATTTTGCACCGACATGACAAGGGGGTAGTTGCATGTAAGAAACGATGGTATAAGATCAATAAGGTTGTTGCACAATTTGCTGGTTACTACGATCAAGCTAGTCGAAACATAAGGAGTGGTTCGAACGCTGATGATATAAAGGAGTTAGCTTATAAACTTTATTCCACAAATTATGGTCAAAAGTTCACTTTTGAGAGGCATTGGAACATGCTTCGGTTGGAGCAAAAATGGAGAAGCCAACTACCTACACAGAGTGACGGCTCAAAGAGAACCAAGGTTAGTGCAACTGGAGCATACTCATCCTCATCAAATGCAGAAATACCGTTAGCTGACGAACCCGGTGTGGACTCTCCCGTTCGCCTACAAGGATCAAAGAAGAGCAAGCGAAGAG ATATTAAGAATGTTAGAGAAAAGGAACTAATggaaagggaaaaagaaagagaagaggataAGGAACATAGAGCAAAGATGATGGCAATCAAAGAGAAGGAGTTACAAATTCAAGCGgcaatgaaagaacaagaattaCAAACTCAGAGGTATATTAAAGAAATGGAGataaaagcaaaagaaagagaAATGGATATGCAAATACTTAATGCTGACACGTCTACAATGAGTGAGAAACGACGAGCTCTTCATGATATTGCATGTGAGAAAATAATGGCCAAGTGGTTTACTTAA
- the LOC130948942 gene encoding uncharacterized protein LOC130948942: MASEESFVVLVHHRGSIKRKTRSRVKFTDKDPLCIVVTPRTSYDDLVRSVLTKLDLEDAKRVKKFFYRISVTVLQDTVKYDCFTISSDEDLQVMFLCRRQFPEVRTPELLAKLVDVVSSSGGSNRNTTTLATPAGSSSRPAVASSSIAVYQPVVQAVASPSFAVDLNGSIGEDVHSRENLPDDLLGVAPLGVGDGVLGDADEDDIEPDMIDDDSGDDIGPSEPALAAGGSSTGTQQYPPHFSSLDLDAMRQEGVFGHSVGFGARDAEGTAGLTEFQVGQQFQDKDEALLSVKTYSIQRGVQYKVVESDHRRYVGKCSEFGNGCTWLIRLSLRKRKGIWEVKRYNGPHTCLATSISSDHRSLDYHVISAFIMPMVRADASVSIKVLLNATAAHFGFRPTGRSGWQSRRLLPSSTVIGMSHTTRYLGGCWVSS; encoded by the coding sequence atggctagtgaggagagttttgTTGTTCTGGTTCACCACAGAGGATCCATAAAGAGGAAAACTCGTTCCAGAGTGAAGTTCACAGATAAAGATCCTCTCTGTATTGTCGTAACTCCTCGGACGAGCTATGATGACCTTGTTAGATCTGTACTGACGAAGCTCGATCTGGAAGATGCGAAGCGGGTGAAGAAGTTTTTCTATCGCATTTCAGTCACGGTGCTCCAGGATACCGTGAAGTATGATTGTTTCACGATTAGTAGTGATGAGGACTTACAGGTAATGTTTCTTTGTCGGCGGCAGTTTCCGGAGGTCAGGACCCCAGAGTTGTTGGCAAAGCTGGTTGATGTGGTATCCAGCTCAGGGGGTTCGAACCGGAATACCACCACTTTAGCCACACCAGCCGGTTCTAGTTCCCGGCCTGCCGTTGCTTCTTCCTCCATCGCTGTTTACCAGCCAGTGGTCCAAGCTGTCGCCTCCCCGTCTTTTGCTGTTGATCTCAACGGCAGCATAGGTGAAGACGTACATTCAAGGGAAAATCTGCCGGACGATTTACTCGGTGTTGCACCGCTTGGCGTTGGAGACGGAGTGTTGGGTGATGCAGATGAGGATGACATCGAGCCAGATATGATTGACGATGACAGCGGCGATGATATTGGACCGAGTGAGCCTGCATTGGCGGCGGGTGGTTCTAGCACTGGCACACAGCAGTATCCACCACATTTTTCCTCTTTGGACTTGGATGCCATGAGGCAGGAGGGGGTTTTTGGGCACTCTGTTGGATTCGGAGCTAGAGATGCGGAAGGGACTGCTGGTCTGACAGAGTTCCAGGTTGGTCAGCAATTTCAAGATAAAGATGAGGCCCTTTTAAGTGTGAAGACTTACAGCATCCAGCGAGGGGTACAGTACAAGGTAGTGGAGTCCGATCATCGCCGGTATGTGGGCAAGTGTTCCGAGTTTGGGAATGGGTGCACATGGTTGATTCGGCTGAGTCTCCGGAAGCGCAAGGGCATTTGGGAGGTCAAACGGTACAATGGACCTCACACTTGCCTGGCCACATCCATCTCGAGTGACCACAGGAGCTTGGATTATCATGTGATTTCGGCGTTCATTATGCCAATGGTTAGGGCTGATGCATCCGTCAGCATAAAGGTGCTCCTGAACGCCACCGCAGCACACTTTGGGTTTAGGCCGACAGGAAGGTCTGGATGGCAAAGCAGAAGGCTATTGCCCTCATCTACGGTGATTGGGATGAGTCATACAACGAGATACCTAGGTGGGTGTTGGGTGTCCAGCTGA